Part of the Octopus sinensis linkage group LG10, ASM634580v1, whole genome shotgun sequence genome is shown below.
aaaaatgaaaccaGCTTATATGTCAAAGTGAGAATGTTTTCATCTCTACCTTGCATACATGTATTGACGCTATTAAGCTGTGTAAATATCTCTGTTAAATATTCCAGCTTGGAAGCCCAAAATTCACATTGTAGATATTACAAGAAGCGTTCGtgattttcttctttaaaaaatgCATGCAATTCTTTCTGGAGTTCCTGCATGCAACTTACTTTTTCAGAGCCATCTGACTTTTGTGTGTAAAAGTAAGTGCTTGTGCAAGGAATCCATATCAACACAAATTTGTTCAAATAAGCGACACTTCAATGgcctatttttaatataattagcCATTTCAACAACTTGGTTTAATACTTGCTTTAACTCAATTGGTATTGTTTTTGAAACTAGTACCTCCATATGTAGGAAGCAATGACTACGTTTAATATTAGGATTTTGCTGTTGTACGAGCGATACAATACCTTTAATAGAGCCAATCATAGATGGTGCCCCATCGGTACATATTCCAACACGTGAATTCCAGGATaaattcatcttttcggggtaggcagataaaatgtcaaaaatatctTGACCTCTTGTAGTGAGTGGTATTTCTTCGCAACAAAAGAACTGGTGTCTGATTTCGTTACCATCAATAAAGCGAATAAATGTAAGTAATTGTGCTTTGTTGCTAATGTCGATCGATTCATCAACCTGTAGAGCAAATTCTGGGTTCTGAAGTTTGTTCTGTACATTTCCCTCTATATCAGCAGATAAATCCATAATTCACCTATGGATTGTATTATTTGAGAGCGGAATCTTGCTTATTTTTTGCTCGGTTTTAACTATCTTTCTACAAGCGGGTATCATAATTGACTCGGCTAAAGTATGCCATTTCGTTTTTAGTGCAATCATTTCAGCCATTTCAATAGACGCGATTTGAACCTTTTCAGAAGCATTCATCCTTCTTTCAAAATAGATTCTTTGTTTAGATTGCTGTTCTAGCAGTCTCTGGAAATAATTCAGATCTTTACATTGAAGATGTGAGTGTTTAGCTGTAAAATGGTTTTTCAACTTACTGGCTAATATGCCTTCGTTAGGCATCTTTTCAGCACAGCGGAAGAAGTTGATCCCCGTTGCCAGTCCAATGAATCCCAAACTTTAAATAGCTATTGCAGTATTTACGACAGAGTCAAGCTTTCGCATTTTTTATCGCTACGCTTATTTACTTTTGACGAACGTTCACTTTCAGATTCATAATCATCACAGTTATGTTTCCTCTTAATAAacgcgcgggtgagggtgtggttgttactttctgttgcttcctttctgtttcttatcgccatatTCTcccctttgtttctctctcctttctcactttcccactctcttactcttcctttctctcggactttcCTTCGCTTTctctactctctatctttctttatctctctctctcccatttataaaaaacaaaagatcttgagtaagttgagaaagaaaatattttgaaagatcaatcataaatatcaggcagtgacaacggaaagcacacttgccttttgtacATGTCATTATTTGAGCTATTAAAAATAAGGGAAAAAGGATTTCTTTcttaaatttagtacttattttaggaGTTTTCCGACGATTgaccatgcaaatgaaagctctaaacacgggctacatttcagaaaaaattaaaactgtaaacaataaaaaataaaaggcaaaggtacgtaaaaatgagaatttttttcaacttcaaaaatcttgccttaattttcaatatttcgaacccattttccgcgcttaaattacaaatccgcttccactttaccatgttgaaaatttgattgaaatcgaacaaaaggtgtccaatctagacccccaagtgtcccaaaaa
Proteins encoded:
- the LOC115216251 gene encoding zinc finger BED domain-containing protein 5-like — encoded protein: MDLSADIEGNVQNKLQNPEFALQVDESIDISNKAQLLTFIRFIDGNEIRHQFFCCEEIPLTTRGQDIFDILSAYPEKMNLSWNSRVGICTDGAPSMIGSIKGIVSLVQQQNPNIKRSHCFLHMEVLVSKTIPIELKQVLNQVVEMANYIKNRPLKCRLFEQICVDMDSLHKHLLLHTKVRWL